AAGACAGCGCTTGATGAAAGGCTTAGGGCAATAAAAGCCTATAGACTTGCCACAGAATCAATCTGCGAAGCAGTGATACATGGGGAAAACCAATGGCTGAACTACTCTTCCGGCTGCGCCACGTGACCGATGAGGAAGCGATGGAAGTACGCGATCTATTCGCCGCACACGGCTTTGATACCTATGAAACTCAGGCGGGCTTTTTCCGCCTGGGTGTCGATGCCATTTGGCTGCGTAATCCACATCAGCACGAAGCAGCGGCCGCTGCGTTGAATGCCTATCAAGCCGAGCGACTTGAGCGCGTGCAGCGTGAACACCAGGCGGCGGTTGAGCGCGGCGAGGCGACAACGCTGTGGCGCCGCCTAGCCGCTCACCCGGTACAAGTCGTGCTGGTGCTGTTAGCGGTAGGGCTTATTGCCGCCCTCACGCTGCTGCCTTTTTTAGGCCTATCGCGCGCCTAAGCGGGCGGCAAATGGCCGCGTTTAAGATACATCATGACGCCTTCGCTACCGGCGACGAGCGCCGGCGCCGCGCCGCTGGGGTAGCGGCACCAGGTACCTGCCGAGTAGCTTTGCTCAGCATCGCTAAGCGTGCCTTCTAAAACCAAAAACTCCATTCCCCCCATCAGAGTCGGGTAGGTAATAGATGTGCCCGCGGCCCATTGCTCTAGGCTGATGCGCTCCTGCTTATAGGTATGCAGCATTTTGTAGGCAATGCGCGGGCGCCGGTCTGGCTGCCAGGGCAGCCGATGGGCAGGAATCGCCAGCTGCAGCGTGTCGTTAGGATCAAACTGGTGCAGCTTGACAAAAATCAGCGCGCCTTCCTCGCCAATCTGCGGCGTATGGCCGGTGCCAATGGGGTTTCTTAAGTAGCTACCCGCCGCGTAACGGCCATGTTCATCGGCGAAGACACCCTCTAACACCAGAATTTCTTCACCGCCGCCGTGCGTGTGCCGCTCGAACTGCGAGTTGGGGGCGTAGCGAACCAGGCTGGTTGCACGTGCGACTTCATCACCAATCCGGTCAAACATCATGCGCTCTACTCCCGCACTGGGGGAGTCGACCCACTGATACTCTTCCGGGGTAACACAGGCAAAGTGGCTAAAATCAGCGTTTAGGCGCATAGGAAGGCTCTTCGCAGGGGACATAAAGTAAGGGGGAAGGGGTGCTAGTCTCCTTATCGAGAGCCGAGAATGCAACTTTCAGTGCTGTGATACGTGCGGTGAAGGCAAAAAAATACCGCCCGAAGGCGGCATCCATAGACGCATGCGTGAAGAATACGTCAGGGCGCGTCGGTCAGCGCCGTCAGAATATGATGAGCCGCTTCAATACGTGCGCCGTTGGGATAGTTGCGGTTAGCCAGCAGCACAATGCCGATTTGCTCGCTAGGCACAAAGGCCACGTAGGCACCAAAGCCGTTAGTCGCGCCGGTCTTGTTGTACAGCGCATCCTGGCGGGGCGGCAGCGCCGGGCTTAGACGATTCGCTGGGTTAGCTTCTAACACCATCTCGACCGAGTTGCCTTCCAGCAGCTCCTTAAGAGCCACCGGGTACGCATAGCTTTCCCAGCCGAGGCCTTGGGTCATATTGCCCACGCTAAAGTAGCCCATTCGCGTGGCCGCCATGGCTTGGCTTAGTGGCTCATCCCTTTCAGTCTCAGCCGCCTCACCCAGCTCAGCCATATTGGCATCGACCAGCATTAGCACGTCGGCAGCGGTCGATTTTAAACCGTAGGCCTGGGCATCTAACACGCCGGGATTGACCCGAATCGGCTCATCTTCTTTTGAGTAGCCGTAGGCATAGTTCGCCTGCTGCTCTTCTGGCACCTGAAAATAGCTGTGCGCCATCCCTAACGGTGAGAACACATCTTCCTGCATCAGCGCCTCGAACGGTTTGCCAAGGCTGTGTGCGGCCAGGTAGCCAAACAGGCCCAGGCTCGGGTTCGAGTAGAGGCGATGGCTGCCAGGGGCCGATTCAGGCTGCCACTGGCGATAGTAGTCGATCATTGCTGCTTCGCTATCGACCGCGTCCGGAAACTGCAGGGGCAGCTCACCGGCCGTGTAGGTGGCCAGCTCTAGCAGCGTGATCTCATCGAAGGCGCTACCTTCCAGGGCAGGCAGATAAAGGCTAGCGCGATCAGAGAGCGAGAGCGCCCCGCTAGACTGCGCGTAAGCCGCAAGCGTTGCAGTGAAAATCTTACTCACCGAGCCAAGCTCAAAAAGCGTCTCTTCGGTGACCGGTATGCCGGCTTCCTGATCGGCGTTACCAAACTGAAAGTAACGCGGCTGGCCATTGATACTCAGCGCAACCGACATGCCGGGAATACGATGCTCGGCCATCAGCGGCACGATGGTGTCATTCACCAGCGCCTCAATGCGTTCGTTATCCGCATCCCCAAGCGCCCAGGCGGAGCTACCGAATAAGAGTGAGCCCGCCATAAGAAGGCTGATCTGTGCTGCTAACCGTTTAGGCATACCAGGACCCTGCTGATATTAGTGGTGAACGTGGCCGCTATGGCCGTGTTCATTCTCATGGTCGTGATCATGGTCATTGTGGCCGTGTTCATGCTCATCATGACCTGGCTCTTCATGCCCGGGCTGGGCCAGCGCATCATGCAGCATGCGAGCATTGTGGTGCATCATACCCAGGTAAGTGCTGGCCTCGCCTTCACTGGCCAACGCGTCCGCGTATAGCGTACCTGCAATGGGCAGGCCGGTTTCTTCGGCTAGCTGAGTGATGATCGATTGGTTGGTCATGTTTTCGTGAAACAGTGCCTGCACGCTCTCTTGATTAATCACGTCTACCAGCGCCGCCATGCTGGCGCCACTAGGGTCGGCTTCTGTGGAAAGCCCCACTGGAGACAGGAAGTTAACGCCATAAGCGTTTGAGAAGTAGCCAAAAGAGTCGTGGCCCGTAATCACACTGGTGGAGGCCGGTATTTCCTCTATTAACGCACGAATCTCAGCGTCGACATCAGCTATTTCTTGTAA
This DNA window, taken from Vreelandella profundi, encodes the following:
- a CDS encoding DUF6164 family protein produces the protein MAELLFRLRHVTDEEAMEVRDLFAAHGFDTYETQAGFFRLGVDAIWLRNPHQHEAAAAALNAYQAERLERVQREHQAAVERGEATTLWRRLAAHPVQVVLVLLAVGLIAALTLLPFLGLSRA
- a CDS encoding cupin domain-containing protein translates to MRLNADFSHFACVTPEEYQWVDSPSAGVERMMFDRIGDEVARATSLVRYAPNSQFERHTHGGGEEILVLEGVFADEHGRYAAGSYLRNPIGTGHTPQIGEEGALIFVKLHQFDPNDTLQLAIPAHRLPWQPDRRPRIAYKMLHTYKQERISLEQWAAGTSITYPTLMGGMEFLVLEGTLSDAEQSYSAGTWCRYPSGAAPALVAGSEGVMMYLKRGHLPPA
- the ampC gene encoding class C beta-lactamase — protein: MPKRLAAQISLLMAGSLLFGSSAWALGDADNERIEALVNDTIVPLMAEHRIPGMSVALSINGQPRYFQFGNADQEAGIPVTEETLFELGSVSKIFTATLAAYAQSSGALSLSDRASLYLPALEGSAFDEITLLELATYTAGELPLQFPDAVDSEAAMIDYYRQWQPESAPGSHRLYSNPSLGLFGYLAAHSLGKPFEALMQEDVFSPLGMAHSYFQVPEEQQANYAYGYSKEDEPIRVNPGVLDAQAYGLKSTAADVLMLVDANMAELGEAAETERDEPLSQAMAATRMGYFSVGNMTQGLGWESYAYPVALKELLEGNSVEMVLEANPANRLSPALPPRQDALYNKTGATNGFGAYVAFVPSEQIGIVLLANRNYPNGARIEAAHHILTALTDAP